The nucleotide window CACCGCCTCGCCGGCGGGGGCGTTCGCCTTGCCGTACGGCTCGATGAACCACGCGAGCGCGCCGAGCACGATGACGCCCCAGGTCACGCCGGTCCACCAGCGGGCGAGGCCGGCGAGGAGGAGGGCGAGGCCGGTGGGGGCGAGGAGCCAGGGCAGGAAGGCGAGGAGCTGGGTGACGGGGGTGGTGGCGTCGGTGTCGGCGGCACGGCAGCCGACGACGACGCTGACGCCGAGCAGCAGCAGCCCGGCGAGCCAGGCTTTCGGGCCGCGCGCGGTCCGCCGCCGCCGAGCCGGGTCCGGGTCCGGGGCCGGGTCCGTCCGCTCGATGGTCGTACTCTCCAAGGTTCCGCCTCCGCTCGTGCGCGGGGATCGGTGTCCCTGGGGGAGGACGGGGTGGGTGGGGGTGATGGTTGCGGGGTGGTTGCGGGCGCGGTTCCCCGCGTCCCTGAAGACACCGGCCCCGCAGCCACGAGGTCGCTGTTACCGCGTCGCGCCGTGGTCGGGTGAGGACGTCGCCAGGGACCACATCACGAAGACGCCGAGTGCGATGCAGATGACCGACCAGACGGGGGCGTAGGGGAGGAACATGAAGTACTCGATGACGTACAGCGATGTGATCGCGATGCCCACGCCCCGGGCCCAGTCCTTGCCCTGGAGGAGGCCCCAGCCCGTCGCGGCGAGGACGACGCCCATGGCGAGGTGGATCCAGCCCCAGGTGGTGAGGCTGAACTCGAACGTGTAGTCGCCGACGCCGGCGTACACGTCGTCCGAGGCGATGCCCGCGATGCCGTTGATGATGCTCACGACGCCGCCGACCAGCATCAGGACACCGGCGAAGACCAGACCGCCGAGGGCCCAGGACGAGCCGGTGTCGCGGTGGGGTGTCGGTGCCACGGTGGTCTGGTGCTGCGTGGGGTCGGAGCGCGGAGAGGTGCTGTGCTGGGCCATGGGGGCCTCCTCGGGGGAGGGGATAAGACAGACAACAGCTCATCCGCATGCTCGTCCCGGGCGGGGAGGGGCGCACTCGGGGTGGGCCGAACGGGTGAACCTCCTCCCCTGTCAGCCGACCTTCGTCAGGAAGTCCTCCAGCGCCTTGTTGAAGTCGGCCGGGCGTTCCAGGTTCGGTAGGTGGGCCGCGTCCGCGATGACGTGGAGGGTGGAGTCGGAGAGGGCCGCGTGCATGGCCTCGGCGTCCGTGACCGGGGTGTACTCGTCGTCGGCGCCCACGACGACCAGGGCCGGGACGGTGACGCGGGTGAGCAGCTCGCGGTAGTCGGGGCGTTCCGCGCGGCCGCGCAGGGCCGCCGCCGCGCCCCGGGGGTCGGTGGCCGTCATCATGCGGCGCACATGGGCCGCGACCTCGGCGTCCGCGTACGGCGCGACCATCTTGTACAGCACCTCGTCCGCGTACGTCCCCATGCCCTCGCGCAGGAGGCGGTCGGCCATCGCGTTCCGGGTGCGCTTGCCCTCCTCCGTCTCGGCGGCGGGGAAGGTGTCGGCCAGGACCAGGCCTCGGACGCGGTGCGGGAAGAGGCGGTAGCACTCCATCGCGATCTGGCCGCCCATGGAGAGTCCGGCGAGGACGAAGTCGGTGACGCCGAGGTCGTCCAGGAGTGTCGCGATGTCCTCGGCGAAGGTCGACAGAGGAGTGATGCCGGGGACCACCGGGGAGGTGCCGTAGCCGCGCAGGTCGGGGGCGATCACACGGTGGGTGGTGGCGAACGCGTCGATCTGGGGGTGCCACATCGTGCGGTCGAAGGGGTGGCCGTGGATGAGGACCAGCGGGGGCGTCGTCGGGGACGCGCTCCCTTTGTCCTCGTATGAGAGGAAGGGTGACATGTGGGCGACCTTAGGATGCCCCAACTCCTCGGTGCAATAAGATCTTTGCTCTCGGTGCAATGCCGGGAGGGTGAGAGGGGAGGGGCCCTGGTGGCGGACTATCCGGACTACCGGCGCATCGCCGATCGCATCGCGGACGACATCGCCGCCGGGCGGCTGAAGCCCGGCGAACGGCTGCCGCCGCAGCGGGCGTTCGCGCGCCGGCGCGGGATCGCGGGGTCGACCGCAGGGCGGGTGTACGCGGAGCTGGTGCGGCGCGGCCTGGTGGTGGGCGAGGTCGGGCGGGGCACGTTCGTACGGGCGGCGCCCGAGGGGCCCTCGGGGCGGGCGCTCACCGAACCGTCCGGCTCGGCGCCGGTGAACCTGGAGCTCAACTACCCCTGCGCGCCCGGCCAGTCCGAGCTGCTGGCCGCCGGACTCGCGCCGCTGCTGCGGCCGGACGTACTGACGGAGGCGACGCGTACGGCGCCGGCGAACGGTACGGCCGCCGCGCGTGAGGCAGGGGCCGGGGTGCTCGCCGTGCCCGGGTGGCGCCCGGCCCCGGACCGCTTCCTGTTCGCGGGGAACGCCCGCCAGGCCATCGCGGGCGCCCTCGCCTCCCTCGTCCGGCCGGGGGGCCGGGTCGGGGTCGAGGCGTTGACGTATCCGCTGGTCAAGGAGATCGCCGGGCGGCTGGGGCTGACGCTGGTGCCGCTCGCCATGGACGGGGAGGGGCTGCTGCCGGAGGCGGTGACGGTGGCGCACCGGGCGGCGCCGCTGTCGGCCGTGTACGTCCAGCCGACGCTGCACAATCCGACGACGGTGACGATGGGGAGCGGACGGCGGGCCGAACTGGCGCGGGTGCTGCGGGAGTTGGACCTGCCCGTCGTCGAGGACCGGATCTGGTCCTTTCTGGAGGACGGGGGTGTGGCGCCGCTCGCCGCGTACGCGCCGGAGCGGGTGTACGTCGTGGACGGGCTGTCGAAGCGGGTGGCGCCGGGACTGACGGTCGGGTTTCTCGTGGTGCCGGAGGGGCGGGGCCGTGATTCCCATGGGCTGGAGGCGGCCCTGCGGTCCGGGGGGTGGACCGCAGGGCGGTTCGCTCTGGAGGCGGGGGTGCGGTGGATAGGGGACGGGGTGGTGGGGCGGCTCGTCGCGGCGAAGCGGGCGGACGCGGCGGCGCGGCAGGGGGTGGTGGCGGAGGAGTTGGGCGGGTTCGTGGTGCGGGGGGACGCGCGGGCGTACTACGCGTGGTGGGAGTTGCCGGAGCCTTGGCGGGCGGACACGTTTGTCGCGGAGGCGGCTCGGAGGGGGGTTGCCGTGACGCCGGGGACCGCGTTCAGCGTCCCGGCGGCCGTCGCCGGGGCGGCACCCGTCCCACAGAGAACGGCACCCGGTCAGCACCGGGAAGCACCGCCGACCCCCGCCCAGCAGCAGCGCCGAGCGACATGCCGCCCCGCGTCCCGCTGCGTCAGGCTCGGACTCGGCTCCGCTCCTCCGGAGGAGCTGGCGTGGGCGTTGCGGGTGCTCGCCGACGTCGCGCGTAGCGGCCCGTGAGCCACGCGCTCCCCGCCACGACCGCCCCCAGCCCCACCAGCCCCCACGTCACCCGGCGCAGTGTGCCCGTCAGGGCGTCGTAGACCGCGCCCGCGGCGGCCGGGGAGACGTCGGGCGGCAGGTCGGACAGCGTCAGTCGGCGGCCCAGCGCCACGGCGAGGCCCAGCAGCAGGCCGCCCAGTGCCGTACCGAGCCCCGTCGCGCAGAGCGCCCGGCGGCGACGGGCCGCCACGAGGACGCCCGTCACGGCCAGCGCGAGCGCGCCGAGCGGGAGCCAGAGACCGGCTACGTCGAGCACGCGGTACCCCTTCCGGAACCGGTCGAGGTCCGCCGCCGACAGGACCGTGACCTTGTTGTGCGCGACCGGGATGCGATGCGCGAACGGCACCCGGTCCTGGGCCAGCCGCCGTTTGACCCGCTCCCCGACCGGCGCGAGATCGAGCAGCACCGGCCGGTCCGCGACGTCGCTCCCGGGCGCGCGGAGCGCCCGCAGCACCGCGTCGTGCGCCTCCCGGTTCGCCGTGTGCCAGGCCGCGCGGAACGCCTCCGTCTGTGTGAAGGACCGGGCCGCGTCGTGCGTGAAGGCCTCCACCGGGTCCCGCAGCGACGGCCGTACCTGGATCTCGCGCATGATCTCGACGGTCATCGCGTCCGCGAGCGCGTCCCGTACGTCCGGGTCGGCGGCGAGCGGCGCCGTGACCTCCTCGTACCGGACCGGGTCCGCGATCTCGTACGTCGCCCACGCGGCCAGCGCGCCCGCCGGCGCGAGCAGGCAGGCGAGCGCGATCAGCGCGGCCGACAAGGGGCCGCGGAGACGTGGGAACACCTCTTCAGGCAAGGCCCCGGCGGTCGTGCGCGCGAGCGGTGGGGCCCCCGGTGACTGCGAATGGGCGCACAGGACAAGCCGAACGAGGATTTTTCGGCTCGCGGGTGACCAGGGACCCGGGAGTTCTGACCCATCGAACCCCGGTTACCTCACCCGGTGCCCCGCCGCGTCCTCCCGCGTGTAGTACCGGTAGAACGCCACCGCGAACACGCTCGCCGCGATGACGAGGGACATGAAGACGGAGCGGAGCACGGAGTGCGACGAGTCCTGGCTGTAGAGGAAGCCGAAGGCGCAGCCCGCGAAGGAGGCCCACAGCGTGGCGTGCAGCTCGCGGGGCAGCCGGGGCGCGAGGGCCCGTACGCCGACGTAGAGCGCCGCGAACACGAACGCGGTCACGAAGCCGAAGAGGATGTTCCAGCCGGTGATCGGGCCTGCGGAGCGGTTCATGGCCGCCGCCCAGTAGCCGTAGACCAGACCGAGGACCACCGGCACGGCCCGGTGCGCGACGAGGTGGGTGCGCGCGCCGAAGACATCGGGCAGTGGACCGGGTGAGTAACCGGGTGAGACGCCGGGCGAGGTGTCGGGCCCCGCCGCCTTGGGCCGGGGCGCCGGAGCGCCGGACGCGGGTACCACATGAGCCATGGGAGGGCTCCTTTCTCTCCGCCCCGCCTTCCAGGGCACACCTGGGGGGCCCGGCTGGCAAGTCGGATGCCGGACCGTACGGGATGCGCGGGCCGTACCGCCGTGTTTCGCTGTGCCTCATGCGGATGCCGCGCCTGCGCCGGGAGCCGGACCCCGTCCAATGGCAGCAGCCGCTGCGCGTGCGGGGCCGCAGCATCGCCTGGGTGCCGCCGATGGTCGTGCTCGTCGCCGTACCGGTGATCGACTACTGGACCGGCGGCGACTTCCGGATCATCTCGTGGCTGGTGCTCGTGCCGGGTGTCGCCGCCGCGGTCTGCCCCATCGGCACCACCGCGGTCTACGGCGGGCTCGCGATGATCGTCTACGTCCTGGGCGACGGCGCCTGGCCGCACCAGTACCGCGCCGGGCTGCCCGACTTCATCCTCGTCGCCGTGGGCGCGGTGCTCTCCGTGCTGGCCTGCGCGGTACGGATGCGCGGGCAGGAGCGGATGCTGCACATGCGGGACGTCGTCGAGACCACCCGCCGTACGCTGCTGCGCCCGATGCCGCCGGGCTGGGGCGGCCTCGACCACGCGGAGATCTACCTCGCCGCCGACAGCGAGGCCCGCGTCGGCGGCGACTTCTACGACATCCAGCCCGGCCCGCACGGCACCCGCGTCCTCCTCGGCGACGTCCAGGGCAAGGGGCTCGGCGCGGTGGAGGCGGCGGCCGGGCTGATCGGCACGTTCCGTGAGGCGGCGTACCACGAGGCCGAACTGGCCGTCGTGGCGACGCGGTTGGAGGTGCGGATGCGGCGGCTCGTCGCCTACGACGCGGCGCTCGGGCGGGACGGCGGGGAGCGGTTCGCGACGGCCGTGCTGGTCGGGTTCCCGCCGCCGGAGACGGATTCGGGGTTCGTCGAGGTCATCGACTTCGGGCACGAGCCGCCGCTGCTGGTCGGCGCCGAGGGTGTGCACGAGCTGCCGACGCTCGGCGGGCTGCCGCTGGGACTCGCCGAGTTGGTGCCCCGGGCGCCGCGCGCGGCCCTGGTCAGGGTCGCCGACGACGAGACGTTGCTGCTGGTCACGGACGGGGTGACGGAGGCCAGGGACGGGGACGGGACGTTCTTCCCGCTCCGCGAGAGCCTCGCCGGCGCGCCGCGTGTGACCGAGCCCGAGGCCCTTGTACGCCTCGTCCGCGACGGCACGCTCGCGCACAGCGGGGGCCATCTCGACGACGACACGACGATCTTCGCCGTACGCCGCGCGCGGCCCGCCCGCTGAGCCTGCGTTCCCCCCTTTGCACGCGCAGCGGTTACGGTGCTGGCTGGGGTACGTGATCGATGGGGGACCGATGGGGAGGGGAACGATGCCCGGAACCGTGCTGTTGCTCGCGGCCGCGCCCGTGGGCAAGGGATGTCTGGTGGACGCGGCGTCCGTGCTTCCCGTACTGGCCGCCGTCTCGCCCGAGGTGCTGTCCGGCACGGGTACGGCGAACGTGGTCGAGCTGGCCGATCCGTTGGAGCCGCAGGCCGTGCTCACGCGGCTGCGGGCGGCGGCGACAGCGACCGGGCCGCTCACCGTGTATCTCACCGGGCAGCTGCAGCTCGACCGCAAGCAGCGGCTGCCGCATCTCGCGCTGGCGCGTACGACGCCGGCGACCGTGCGGTACACCGGGTTTCCCTGGCACTGGCTGGTGGAGGAGCTGCGGCTGCGGGCGCCGGGGTCCACGACGCTCTTCGTCGACCTGCACGCGGACGCGGAGGTCTGGCGGCAGATGGCGGGGCGAGGGCTGGGGGCCGGGCCCGGGGTGAGTGTGTTCGGGCGGATCGCGGCGGGGTCGGCGGGGGTGCGGCGGGGGGTGGCCGTGCCGACGTACATGAAGGCGTTGGGGACGATACTGCGGAGCGGGCAGCGGCCGGCGCCTCCGGCGCTGCATGAACAGGTGCTGACACGGGTGTCCGTGGACGGGGATGTGGTGCTGGCGTGGGATGCCATGGCGCCCGGTGCGGGTGGTTCCGCAGGAGGGTTCGCCCCCGCCGCCCCTACCCGGTCCCGTCCCCCGGAGGCCGCGCCCCCGGACCCCCGCCATCGCCCTGAACGGCCTCGTCCTCAAACGCCGGACGGGCTGGAAGGCCTGACCGGCCCGGAAAGCACGGGCGCCGACCCCCACGCCCTCATCACCGCCGCCGTGCAAGCCGGGCGGCACGCCGAGGCCGACTCGATTGCCGCTCGGCAGGAGTATGTGGCGTTGTGGGAGTTCGGGGCGGGGTCGGAGGAGGTGTGGCACTGGCGGGAGGTGCGGGCCGATCTGGCGATGTTCGCGGGAGACTCGGCGTTGAGCTGCGAGATCTGGCTGGCTGTCGCGCGGGCGCGGCTCGCGGCGGGGTGTGCGGCGGACGATCCGGCCGTCGAGGCCGCCGTGGACCGGGCGCATCACCAGTGGGGGCAGGTCACGGACGGTGGCCGGGCCGGTGAACTCGGGCTGCCACTGGCCGAGTTGAGGGAGCGCGTGCCGGGGCGGCGGGCCGGGGCCCTGGAGCATGTGCGGCAGCATCTCGCGGAGTTGAGGTCGGCCCAACACGTCCCCGGTTAGGCGAGGAGGGGTCGATGAGCCGTCGTCCGTCTCGTCGTCGATCGATGAGCCGTCGATCGAGGGCGCGCGGGGCCGACCTCATTTTTTGAGGGGGAGTTGTGCGAAGCGGACGCGGTCTAGGCGGGATCACGCTTCGTACGCCGCACTTCGCACACCGCACAGTGAACCGGGCCAGGGTCCGGGGTTGATCGGAACAAGATCAGAATCCGATCAGAGATTCACCAGTATTCGGTAAAGAGCACTACGCCGTTCGACCCTTCGTGCAATACCTCCCCGAAGTCGTCACACAGTCGGCCACAATCAGGCTATTACCGCAGGTCACACCCCGGATGGGATCACGTCGGCGCCGGCAGCCTGACCCTGAACCACGTGCCCTCGTGCGACGGTTCGAGGACGACCGTGCCGCCGTGGGCCTGTGCTATTGCGGCGACGATGCTCAGGCCGAGGCCGCTGCCCGCGGCGGTCGTCTCCTCGCCGCGCACGAAGCGGTCGAAGATACGGGCGCGCAGCTCGCGCGGGATGCCGGGGCCGTCGTCCATGACCTCGATGACCCGGTAGCCGTCCTCCGTGCCGAGCCCGAGTGTCGTCGTCGTGCCGTCGGGGGTGTGCACCCGGGCGTTGGTCAGGAGGTTGGCGACGAGCTGGTGGAGCCGCAGCGGGTCGCCGGTGACGGTGTGGTCGCCGGGGGCGAGCAGCAGCCGTACGGGGTGGTCGGGGTGGCAGTCGCGGGCGGCGGAGGCGGCGTCGCGGCACAGCCGGGCCAGGTCGACACAGCGGAGCTGGAGGGGCTGGCCCAGGTCCAGGCGGGTGAGGAGGAACAGCTCGTCTATGAGCGTGCTCATGCGCTCGACCTCGATCGCCACCCGGCCGAGCGCCTCCTGCCGCATGGACTCGTACGTCGGGTCGCCGACCCGGGCGAGTTCGGCGTACCCGGAGATGGTGGTGAGCGGGTTGCGCAGTTCGTGTCCGGCGGTGGCCAGGAACTCGCGCAGCCGGCACTCGGTCTCATGGCGTTCCCTGGCCTCGCGGCGGGCGAGCCATCGGGCGCCCGACAGCACCGCGATCAGCAGGGGCAGCGCGGCGAGGGCCTCCACCTGGAGGAGGTGGATCGCGGTTGGGCGGATACTCGCCGTGGACTGGGCGGTGACGACGTAGCTGCCGTCCTGGCTCAGCCCGGCCCGGGGGGTGCGGACGACCTGGGCGCGGTAGCCGCCGCCGAGCTCCACGGGGCGAGGGTGGGCCGCGTAGCTCTTCAGCCGGGCGAGGGAGAGCGCGGGGAAGGACGGCAGGCGGTCCGAACCCGAGTACCGCTCGATCACGCGGCCGCGGGTGTCGAGGACGAGGACGAGTGACTCGTCGTTCAGCACGAGCGGGCGGCGGGAGACGGGCGGGCCGAGACCGGTCTGGCTGAGCCGGGTGATGTCCCGGTCGGTGCGGGCGACGAGGTGGTGGACGAGGGCGCCCGCGGAGATCGCGGCGAGCGTGCCGAAGGTCGTCAGCGTGGCGAACAGCCAGAAGGCAAGGGTGCGTTGGGCACTCTTGTCGGCCCACACGGTCTCCTCGCGGCCGGGCCGCGTCGCCCGGTCCGGGGTCGGCACGGCTCTGCTGTTCGCCTGAGCCGTCCATGCTTCGGGCACCGCCGTCCCGGCCGGTCGCTTCCCTCCCCGCCCGGCCGCCCGCAGCCCGGCGGTCTTCACCGCCGAGACCAGGCTGTTGGCCCCGAACGAGCCGCCGGGCCCGGGTACCGGGCCGATTCCGTTCAGTCCGCGCACAGTTGGTAGCCCACTCCTCGCACGGTCCGTATGAGGGACTGTCCGGATTCGCCCAGTTTGCGGCGCAGATAGTAGATGTAGGTGTCGACGACCCCGGACCCCTCGTCGCGGTGGTTCCAGACGCGTTCCTGGATCTGGCCGCGGGAGAGCACCCGGCCGGGGTTCTCCATCAGATAGCGCAACAGCGCGAACTCCGTCGTGGTGAGGTCGACCGGCTGGCCCGCCGCCCACACCTGGTGCGCGTCGGCGTCCAGTTGCACCGCGCCCGCGCGCAGCCGGTTGCGGTCGGCCGGGGGCTGGCCGCCGCCCGCCCGGCGCAGCAGGGCCCGTACCCGCGCGGCGATCTCCTTCAGCTCGAACGGCTTGGTGACGAAGTCGTCGCCGCCCATGTCGAGCCCGCGCACGCGGTCGTCGACCCCGCCGAGCCCGGTGAGGAACAGCACCGGCACGTCGTTGCCGCGTTCGCGCAGCGTCCGGCAGACCTCGAAGCCGCTGAGGTCGGGGAGGTTGACGTCGAGCAGGACGAGGTCGGGGTTGAGCCGGGTGACGGCCTGGAGTGCCTGGCGTCCGGTGGACGCGGTGGTCACCTGGTAGCCGAGGAACTCCAGAGCCATGGAGAGCATCGAGCGGATGCCCTCCTCGTCGTCCACGACGAGCAGACGGCCGGTCGAGAGGGGCAGCGTGGGTATCGGTGGCGCGGACAGTGCCGGCATGGAGGGGACAACGACAGAGGGCACAGGCGTGGTCATGTCCTGTTCCTTTGCGACCGTGACCTCACTTTGAGGTCTCAAGTACTGAGAGGTCGTATCGTCACACATACCGGCAGGTAAGCGAGAGCGCTTTCCGACTGAGGCTTTTTTCACGGGGGTTGAAAGCAACCGTCGGGATGTTTGCCCCTAGTCACGCACGCGCCCTGCCGCTCCCCGCCGGATTTGCGGCAAAACAGCGAAGAGCGCGCCCGGTCGTAGCCCCGGACGCGCTCTGCGACGTAATTTCTACTGGCTTCTGGCTGAATACCGCTGGACCTCAGCTGGTGAAGGTGAAGTATTTCCAGGAGCTGTGCGTAGTCGTGTTCACGTTGTCGCCGGAGTCGGTGTCGATGTACGACGACCGGAGCCGGAAGCGGACGCCCGTGCTCGGCGTGCCGGTCAGCTCGATCGCGCCCACACCGTCCGACTCCAGCTCGAAGTAGTCCTTGTCGCCGGAGTGCCAGGCGTCGCCGTAGTACGCCTGCACCTCGACGCGGTACTCGCGGCCCGGGTAGTACGTCATCTTCGTCGTGAACAGCGGGTCCACGGACTTCCGGAAGTAGTAATACGTGTGGTTCCAGGCGTACTTGGTCTTGTAGTGGCGGCTCGGCGTCGTCGACACCTGCACCTTGGTGTAGACGCGGCTCGTCACCGACGTCGGCGCGCTGCGCAAGTCGCCCGCGAACTTCGCCGTGAGCTTGGTGTCCCGGGTCAGGTCCAGCGTGACGGACAGGTTCCCGGACGAGTTCACGTTGCCGGACTTCACCAGCCTGTTCGGCTTGTCGGAGCCGTAGGGGTCGGCCCAGATCTCGACCTCGCGGTTCTTGTACGTCGTCCCGAGGTGCGCGGTGAACGTGACGTCGGCGCCGTACGCGTACGTCGTGCCGTTCTTGTTCAGCGTCAGTGAGGTCGCCGTGCGAGAGACCTCGACCGTGTCGTACGCGGAGGCCGACTCGTGCGTGGTGTCGCCCGCGTAGGAGACGGTGTACGTCACCGGACCACCGTTCGGCGGGGTGTCCTTGAAGGAGTACGTGCCGTCCGCCGCGACCGTGACAGGGGCGAGCGCCTTGCCGGCCGCGAACTCCAGGTCGGTGCGGGTGACCGTGAGCGTCGCCCCGGACGGGAAGGCCGCGTCCGACGTCAGCTTGCCGGTGACGGTCAGTTCCTTGGCGCGGGTGGCGGTCGCGGGCGCGTTCACCGTCAGGCTCGTCGGGGACTGCACGACGTCGTTCAGGTCGCGCAGCGCGTACCCGCCCGTGCCGAGGGCGACGACCGCGAACAGGTGCGACTCGTCCGGCGCCCAGGCCAGGGCCCCGGCCGCGAGGGAGCCCGCGCCCGTGCCGTCGGCCGTGTTCGTGAAGTCGTAGATGTGCTCGGCCGTGGCCGCGCCCGGCTCGTAGACCCACACGTCCGGCGAGTACGCGCCGTCGATGCCCGCGGCGACCGTGCCGTCGGGGGCGATCTCGACCGCGTTCGGGTACGAGTCGGTCGGGTACTTGCCGTCCGGCGTCAGGTCCGAGGTCCTGTACACCTGGTGGAAGTACGGGGCGCCGCTGGCCACCACCAGGTGGGAGCCGTCGGGGGTGAGGGCGAGGTCGCGCAGGTTGCTCGCCGTGTACTCGTCGGTGTTCGGGCCGCTCGCCGTCCGCTTCGCCGTCCCCGACGACACGTCGTAGACGGCCACGCTGATCGGGCTCACGCCCTCGATGCCCGCCGCCAGGGTGTTCGGGGCGCCCGGGGTGGAGGTCAGGGTCGGGGCCGCGTACCAGCCGCCGTCCTGCTTGAGCGTGACCACCGGGTCGGCGCCGGACACGTCCAGTGAGCCGAGGTTGCCCTGGGCCGCGCCGCCGTAGCCGAACCACAGCTTGCCGCCGGCCCACGCCGGGTACTGCGGGTCGGTGCCCTCGCCCGTCGGGTACCGCTCGGCCTCGGTGACGGTCGCCGTGTCGATGGCCACGATCGCGTCGTCGCCCGGCACGGCCGCGTAGAGCGTGCCCGAGTCCGGCGACAGTTCGAGCCCCTTGGCGCCGGGCAGCGAGGGCACGCTGCCGACGACCTTGCCCGCGTAGTCCGTGGCCACGA belongs to Streptomyces graminofaciens and includes:
- a CDS encoding Ig-like domain repeat protein; translation: MRVRALPAATALAVLFGSAALAVGTAAPAVADTSTPLPVQSSGDIVVDGVHQRVFVSDPTGGQVVATDYAGKVVGSVPSLPGAKGLELSPDSGTLYAAVPGDDAIVAIDTATVTEAERYPTGEGTDPQYPAWAGGKLWFGYGGAAQGNLGSLDVSGADPVVTLKQDGGWYAAPTLTSTPGAPNTLAAGIEGVSPISVAVYDVSSGTAKRTASGPNTDEYTASNLRDLALTPDGSHLVVASGAPYFHQVYRTSDLTPDGKYPTDSYPNAVEIAPDGTVAAGIDGAYSPDVWVYEPGAATAEHIYDFTNTADGTGAGSLAAGALAWAPDESHLFAVVALGTGGYALRDLNDVVQSPTSLTVNAPATATRAKELTVTGKLTSDAAFPSGATLTVTRTDLEFAAGKALAPVTVAADGTYSFKDTPPNGGPVTYTVSYAGDTTHESASAYDTVEVSRTATSLTLNKNGTTYAYGADVTFTAHLGTTYKNREVEIWADPYGSDKPNRLVKSGNVNSSGNLSVTLDLTRDTKLTAKFAGDLRSAPTSVTSRVYTKVQVSTTPSRHYKTKYAWNHTYYYFRKSVDPLFTTKMTYYPGREYRVEVQAYYGDAWHSGDKDYFELESDGVGAIELTGTPSTGVRFRLRSSYIDTDSGDNVNTTTHSSWKYFTFTS
- a CDS encoding alpha/beta fold hydrolase translates to MSPFLSYEDKGSASPTTPPLVLIHGHPFDRTMWHPQIDAFATTHRVIAPDLRGYGTSPVVPGITPLSTFAEDIATLLDDLGVTDFVLAGLSMGGQIAMECYRLFPHRVRGLVLADTFPAAETEEGKRTRNAMADRLLREGMGTYADEVLYKMVAPYADAEVAAHVRRMMTATDPRGAAAALRGRAERPDYRELLTRVTVPALVVVGADDEYTPVTDAEAMHAALSDSTLHVIADAAHLPNLERPADFNKALEDFLTKVG
- a CDS encoding DUF7144 family membrane protein; this translates as MAQHSTSPRSDPTQHQTTVAPTPHRDTGSSWALGGLVFAGVLMLVGGVVSIINGIAGIASDDVYAGVGDYTFEFSLTTWGWIHLAMGVVLAATGWGLLQGKDWARGVGIAITSLYVIEYFMFLPYAPVWSVICIALGVFVMWSLATSSPDHGATR
- a CDS encoding PLP-dependent aminotransferase family protein yields the protein MADYPDYRRIADRIADDIAAGRLKPGERLPPQRAFARRRGIAGSTAGRVYAELVRRGLVVGEVGRGTFVRAAPEGPSGRALTEPSGSAPVNLELNYPCAPGQSELLAAGLAPLLRPDVLTEATRTAPANGTAAAREAGAGVLAVPGWRPAPDRFLFAGNARQAIAGALASLVRPGGRVGVEALTYPLVKEIAGRLGLTLVPLAMDGEGLLPEAVTVAHRAAPLSAVYVQPTLHNPTTVTMGSGRRAELARVLRELDLPVVEDRIWSFLEDGGVAPLAAYAPERVYVVDGLSKRVAPGLTVGFLVVPEGRGRDSHGLEAALRSGGWTAGRFALEAGVRWIGDGVVGRLVAAKRADAAARQGVVAEELGGFVVRGDARAYYAWWELPEPWRADTFVAEAARRGVAVTPGTAFSVPAAVAGAAPVPQRTAPGQHREAPPTPAQQQRRATCRPASRCVRLGLGSAPPEELAWALRVLADVARSGP
- a CDS encoding response regulator transcription factor, whose protein sequence is MTTPVPSVVVPSMPALSAPPIPTLPLSTGRLLVVDDEEGIRSMLSMALEFLGYQVTTASTGRQALQAVTRLNPDLVLLDVNLPDLSGFEVCRTLRERGNDVPVLFLTGLGGVDDRVRGLDMGGDDFVTKPFELKEIAARVRALLRRAGGGQPPADRNRLRAGAVQLDADAHQVWAAGQPVDLTTTEFALLRYLMENPGRVLSRGQIQERVWNHRDEGSGVVDTYIYYLRRKLGESGQSLIRTVRGVGYQLCAD
- a CDS encoding sensor histidine kinase, producing MRGLNGIGPVPGPGGSFGANSLVSAVKTAGLRAAGRGGKRPAGTAVPEAWTAQANSRAVPTPDRATRPGREETVWADKSAQRTLAFWLFATLTTFGTLAAISAGALVHHLVARTDRDITRLSQTGLGPPVSRRPLVLNDESLVLVLDTRGRVIERYSGSDRLPSFPALSLARLKSYAAHPRPVELGGGYRAQVVRTPRAGLSQDGSYVVTAQSTASIRPTAIHLLQVEALAALPLLIAVLSGARWLARREARERHETECRLREFLATAGHELRNPLTTISGYAELARVGDPTYESMRQEALGRVAIEVERMSTLIDELFLLTRLDLGQPLQLRCVDLARLCRDAASAARDCHPDHPVRLLLAPGDHTVTGDPLRLHQLVANLLTNARVHTPDGTTTTLGLGTEDGYRVIEVMDDGPGIPRELRARIFDRFVRGEETTAAGSGLGLSIVAAIAQAHGGTVVLEPSHEGTWFRVRLPAPT
- a CDS encoding PP2C family protein-serine/threonine phosphatase, with the translated sequence MRMPRLRREPDPVQWQQPLRVRGRSIAWVPPMVVLVAVPVIDYWTGGDFRIISWLVLVPGVAAAVCPIGTTAVYGGLAMIVYVLGDGAWPHQYRAGLPDFILVAVGAVLSVLACAVRMRGQERMLHMRDVVETTRRTLLRPMPPGWGGLDHAEIYLAADSEARVGGDFYDIQPGPHGTRVLLGDVQGKGLGAVEAAAGLIGTFREAAYHEAELAVVATRLEVRMRRLVAYDAALGRDGGERFATAVLVGFPPPETDSGFVEVIDFGHEPPLLVGAEGVHELPTLGGLPLGLAELVPRAPRAALVRVADDETLLLVTDGVTEARDGDGTFFPLRESLAGAPRVTEPEALVRLVRDGTLAHSGGHLDDDTTIFAVRRARPAR